From the Malus domestica chromosome 17, GDT2T_hap1 genome, one window contains:
- the LOC103404738 gene encoding calcium-dependent protein kinase 24-like, with product MGSCLCTPANAGVHHRRRNIIKPLPQNSVHDSSPRKSSVAAVPQHRSIIWVLDKTAGDDIFGKYLFGKELGRGEFGITYRCVHRETGEPFACKTISKSKLKTEIDVEDVRREAEIMRRLPKHLNIVCFKEAYEDREAVYLVMELCEGGELFDRIVAKGHYTERAAANVTRTMLEVCQVCHKHGVIHRDMKPENFLFADSSENAQLKAIDFGLGIFFEPGQRFTEIVGSPYYMAPEVLRRNYGSEVDVWSAGVILYILLCGVPPFWAESEEGIAQAIVRGTIDFERETWKQVSEEAKELVRRMLDPNPHNRLTVEEVLDHPWIRNANQVPNVPLGENVTLRIKQFSLMNKFKKKVLRVVADNLPEDQIGGIRQIFEMMDIDNNGNLTFEELRDGLVKIGHNVADPDVHMLLEAADADGNGTLSCEEFVMVSVHLKKIDSDEFLHQAFGYFDKNNSGYIEFEELREALLDDTLGPANEQVIQDIIFDVDLDKDGRISFEEFKGMMKTGMDWKMSSRQYSRALLNVLSRKLLKDESLQANYNEE from the exons ATGGGAAGCTGCTTATGCACACCTGCGAACGCAGGTGTCCACCACAGACGAAGAAACATCATCAAACCTCTACCTCAAAACAGTGTACATGACTCGTCACCGCGCAAGTCGTCCGTTGCAGCGGTTCCCCAGCACCGCAGTATTATATGGGTGCTGGACAAGACTGCTGGTGATGACATCTTCGGCAAGTACCTATTTGGCAAGGAATTAGGGCGAGGGGAGTTTGGAATCACTTACAGATGCGTCCACAGGGAGACGGGGGAGCCTTTTGCCTGCAAGACCATATCGAAGAGCAAGCTGAAGACGGAGATAGATGTCGAGGATGTAAGGAGGGAGGCTGAGATCATGCGCCGTTTGCCTAAGCATCTGAATATTGTCTGCTTCAAGGAGGCTTATGAGGATAGGGAGGCAGTTTATCTTGTCATGGAGCTTTGCGAAGGCGGCGAGCTCTTTGATAGGATTGTGGCCAAAGGGCATTACACGGAGCGCGCTGCAGCCAATGTTACCAGGACAATGCTTGAGGTTTGCCAG GTATGCCACAAGCATGGAGTGATACATAGGGACATGAAACCGGAGAATTTCCTTTTTGCAGATAGTAGTGAAAATGCACAATTGAAGGCAATTGATTTTGGCCTTGGTATATTTTTCGAACCAG GTCAGAGATTCACTGAAATTGTTGGAAGTCCATATTACATGGCTCCGGAGGTGCTACGGCGTAATTATGGATCGGAAGTTGATGTTTGGAGTGCAGGGGTTATCCTATACATCCTACTTTGTGGAGTGCCTCCATTTTGGGCAG AATCTGAGGAAGGAATTGCACAGGCTATTGTTCGGGGTACCATAGATTTCGAGAGGGAGACATGGAAACAGGTTTCGGAGGAAGCAAAAGAACTAGTGAGGCGCATGCTTGATCCAAACCCTCACAACAGGCTCACAGTTGAAGAAGTCCTCG ATCATCCATGGATACGAAACGCAAATCAAGTTCCTAATGTTCCTCTGGGAGAAAATGTCACATTAAGGATCAAGCAGTTCTCGTTAATGAATAAGTTCAAGAAGAAAGTTCTTAGA GTGGTGGCGGATAACTTGCCAGAGGATCAAATAGGTGGAATCAGACAGATATTCGAAATGATGGACATTGACAACAACGGAAACTTGACTTTTGAAGAACTTCGAGATGGTCTTGTGAAGATCGGACACAATGTTGCTGATCCTGATGTGCACATGTTGTTGGAAGCT GCGGATGCTGATGGAAATGGCACACTGAGCTGCGAGGAATTCGTTATGGTGTCTGTTCATTTAAAAAAGATAGACAGCGATGAATTTCTCCATCAAGCTTTTGGCTATTTCGACAAGAATAACAGCGGATATATTGAGTTCGAGGAGTTGAGAGAAGCCTTGCTCGATGACACACTTGGTCCGGCTAATGAGCAGGTTATACAAGACATCATATTCGATGTTGACTTGGACAAG GATGGGCGAATAAGTTTTGAAGAGTTTAAAGGAATGATGAAAACTGGCATGGACTGGAAAATGTCTTCTCGTCAATATTCGAGGGCATTGCTAAATGTACTTAGCCGTAAGTTGTTGAAAGACGAATCGTTACAAGCGAACTATAACGAGGAATAA